The genomic stretch TCGGTTCGAAGAGTTTAAACCCAATGATACCTATAAGAATTTGATTGAGTATCAATACCACAAATCCAGTAAACCATGCTGCAATTTTAGAAAAAATCATATGTACCCGGCTTTGTGGCAAAGTCATAAGTGTATATATGCTTTTGCTTTGATTGAAATTATAATTAAAGCTCATGACACAAAGACCACACATTGCTACAAAAGAAAACATTGCTATAATAATGGCTCCTGATTCAGCAAACATTTGCTCAAAAGGCATAAAATTTCTTGGATCTACTTGATTTCGATGCAGAAAAAACAATTGCATCACCGACGATAGCATTGCTATTCTTAGAGTATCGTTGCCAATATGTTTAAATTCATGGTCCCATAAATATAAAAACTTTCTCAAAAAAATCACCCCTTAAGTAATTGTAATTTTCTTTTTATACTCAATATATTTTTATTGCCTTATCTTTCACACTTCGTCCCACATATCTTTTAAAAGTCGTATAACCTGAGGGTATTCCAAATGAATGTCCTTCGCAGACAGGATAAACGTTTTTACCATTTCTTTTGTTAATTCATTTTCGATGTTGTTTAGACTATCTGTTGTTAGATGAATTTTGCTGCCCTCATTGCCACTTGTAATAACGTATCCCTCTTTTTCCATTAACCTAAAAGCTTTTTGTGCAGTATTTGGATTGATCTCTAATGTAGCTGCTAATTCCCGTCTAGATGGTAGAATATCACCTGATTGTAGATTATTGAGTAAGATCTCCTTTTTTACAAATTGAGTTATTTGGATATATACTGGCATTTTATTGTTTAATTTTAAATTAGAAAAGTCTATCACAATCCTACCACCACCTTGATGTATTATGGTCATAATACACTTAAT from Natranaerovirga hydrolytica encodes the following:
- a CDS encoding GntR family transcriptional regulator, which translates into the protein MIDFSNLKLNNKMPVYIQITQFVKKEILLNNLQSGDILPSRRELAATLEINPNTAQKAFRLMEKEGYVITSGNEGSKIHLTTDSLNNIENELTKEMVKTFILSAKDIHLEYPQVIRLLKDMWDEV